The following proteins are encoded in a genomic region of Amia ocellicauda isolate fAmiCal2 chromosome 6, fAmiCal2.hap1, whole genome shotgun sequence:
- the ift56 gene encoding intraflagellar transport protein 56, with product MILSRVKPAVGAEAPPSEKKKTGRRPPRLAEYLSQRDYLGAITLLEFQRSVGPAEEDSDLWLGYCAFHLGDYKRAMQEYRALCVREGCPPEVWVNLGCTLFFLGLYREAEEAALRAPKSQLQNRLLFHLAHKFNDEKKLMGFHQNLQDVTEDQLSLASIHYMRSHYQEAIDIYKRILLENREFLALNVYVALCYYKLDYYDVSQEVLAVYLQSFPDSTIALNLKACNHYRLYNGKAAEAELKNLIDISSSSFEFAKELIRHNLVVFRGGEGALQVLPPLIDVISEARLNLVIYYLRQDDVQESYSLIKDLEPASPQEYILKGVVNAALGQEIGSRDHLKIAQQFFQLVGGSASECDTIPGRQCMASCFFLLRQFEDVLIYLNSVKSYFYNDDTFNFNYAQSKAAVGNYTEAMEVFLLIQSEKIKNDYTYLSWLARCYIMTQKARLAWELYLKMETSGESFSLLQLIANDCYKMGQFYYSAKAFDVLERLDPSPEHWEGKRGACVGIFQLIVAGREPRETLREVLPLLRSTGNTQAEYIIRVMRKWAKDNRVSL from the exons ATG atcctGTCCAGAGTGAAGCCCGCAGTGGGGGCCGAGGCCCCGCCCAGTGAGAAGAAGAAGACGGGCAGGAGGCCCCCCCGGCTGGCAGAGTACCTGAGCCAGAGGGACTACCTGGGCGCCATCACCCTGCTGGAG ttCCAGCGCAGCGTGGGCCCGGCGGAGGAGGACTCAGACCTGTGGCTGGGATACTGCGCCTTCCACCTGGGGGACTACAAGAGGGCCATGCAG gAGTACCGTGCCCTCTGTGTGCGGGAGGGCTGCCCCCCGGAGGTGTGGGTGAACCTGGGCTGCACGCTGTTCTTCCTGGGTCTGTACAGAGAGGCTGAGGAGGCGGCActgagag ctcCTAAGAGTCAGCTGCAGAATCGCCTCCTGTTCCACTTGGCCCACAAG ttCAATGATGAGAAGAAGCTCATGGGTTTTCACCAGAACCTGCAGGATGTGACGGAAGACCAGCTGAGTCTGGCCTCCATCCACTACATGAGGTCCCACTACCAGGAGGCCATAGACATCTACAAGCGCATCCTGCTGGAGAACAG ggAGTTTCTGGCCCTCAACGTGTACGTGGCCCTGTGCTACTACAAGCTGGACTACTATGACGTGTCTCAGGAGGTGCTGGCCGTGTATCTGCAGAGCTTCCCTGACAGCACCATCGCCCTCAACCTCAAGGCCTGCAACCACTACCGGCTGTACAACGGCAAGGCCGCGGAG GCGGAGCTGAAGAACCTGATTGACATCTCCTCCAGCTCCTTCGAGTTTGCCAAGGAGCTCATCAGACACAACCTG gtgGTGTTCCGGGGGGGTGAGGGGGCACTACAGGTGCTGCCCCCCCTGATAGATGTCATCTCCGAGGCCCGACTCAACCTGGTCATTTACTACCTGCGtcagg atGATGTCCAGGAGTCCTACAGTCTGATTAAGGACCTAGAGCCAGCCTCCCCTCAG gagTATATACTGAAGGGGGTGGTTAATGCAGCTCTGGGACAGGAGATCGGATCG agggaTCATCTGAAGATCGCACAGCAGTTCTTCCAGCTGGTTGGAGGGTCGGCCAGCGAGTGTG acactaTCCCGGGCAGGCAGTGCATGGCCTCCTGCTTCTTCCTGCTGCGGCAGTTTGAGGACGTCCTCATCTACCTCAACTCAGTCAAG aGTTATTTCTACAATGACGACACCTTCAACTTCAACTATGCGCAGTCCAAGGCTGCTGTGGGCAACTACACAGAGGCTATGGag GTGTTCTTGTTGATCCAGAGTGAGAAGATCAAGAATGACTACACCTACCTGAGCTGGTTGGCCCGCTGCT ACATCATGACACAGAAAGCTCGGCTGGCATGGGAGCTGTACCTGAAGATGGAGACGTCAGGAGAGTCCTTCAGCCTCCTACAGCTCATCGCCAACGACTGCTACAAG ATGGGTCAGTTCTATTACTCGGCAAAGGCTTTCGATGTTCTGGAGCGTTTGGACCCGAGCCCAGAGCACTGGGAGGGCAAGAGGGGCGCCTGTGTGGGCATCTTCCAGCTCATAGTGGCCGGCAGAGAGCCCAG GGAGACGCTGCGGGAGGTGCTGCCCCTGCTGAGGAGCACGGGAAACACGCAGGCGGAATACATCATCAGAGTCATGAGGAAGTGGGCCAAGGACAACCGAGTGTCACTGTGA